Proteins found in one Promicromonospora sukumoe genomic segment:
- a CDS encoding ABC transporter permease, whose product MRFLLRRVVFYALTAWAAITINFFIPRMLPGDPVTALLGRMQGRIDSNAEHSLRVLFGLDQDTSLWQQYVDYWGLLLRGDLGLSFTHFPTPVADIVSQSLPWTVGLVGVATIIAFVIGSLIGTFLGWRRGTWADGLLPVATFFQAVPYFWLGLITIALLSVNLGWFPSSGSYDRGLVPAFTGEFIGSVIYYGFLPALTVVLSSVAGWVLGMRNMMVTVSSEDYVTVAHAKGLPERQVMLGYAARNAVLPQVSSFALSLGFVVGGTLIMEMVFSYQGIGYTLYQAVSTHDYPLMQGCFLVITLSVLVANMIADLAYALLDPRTRTEDR is encoded by the coding sequence ATGAGGTTCCTGCTGCGCAGGGTCGTGTTCTACGCGCTGACCGCGTGGGCCGCGATCACCATCAACTTCTTCATCCCGCGCATGCTGCCGGGCGATCCCGTGACGGCCCTGCTGGGCCGCATGCAGGGCCGCATCGACTCCAACGCCGAGCACTCGCTGCGGGTCCTGTTCGGCCTGGACCAGGACACCAGCCTGTGGCAGCAGTACGTCGACTACTGGGGACTGCTCCTGCGGGGCGACCTCGGGCTGTCGTTCACGCACTTCCCGACGCCCGTGGCCGACATCGTCAGCCAGTCCCTGCCGTGGACGGTCGGGCTGGTCGGCGTCGCCACGATCATCGCGTTCGTGATCGGCTCGCTCATCGGCACGTTCCTCGGCTGGCGCCGCGGTACCTGGGCCGACGGGCTGCTGCCCGTGGCGACGTTCTTCCAGGCCGTGCCGTACTTCTGGCTGGGTCTGATCACCATCGCCCTGCTGTCCGTGAACCTCGGCTGGTTCCCGTCGTCCGGCAGCTACGACCGCGGGCTCGTGCCCGCGTTCACCGGCGAGTTCATCGGGTCCGTCATCTACTACGGGTTCCTGCCCGCGCTGACCGTGGTGCTGTCCTCCGTGGCGGGCTGGGTGCTCGGCATGCGCAACATGATGGTGACCGTCTCCTCCGAGGACTACGTCACCGTCGCGCACGCCAAGGGCCTGCCGGAACGGCAGGTCATGCTCGGCTACGCCGCGCGCAACGCCGTGCTGCCGCAGGTCTCCAGCTTCGCGCTGTCCCTCGGCTTCGTCGTCGGCGGCACGCTCATCATGGAGATGGTCTTCTCCTACCAGGGCATCGGCTACACGCTCTACCAGGCCGTCTCCACGCACGACTACCCCCTCATGCAGGGCTGCTTCCTGGTCATCACGCTGTCCGTCCTCGTGGCGAACATGATCGCCGACCTCGCCTACGCCCTGCTCGACCCCCGCACCCGGACGGAGGACCGATGA
- a CDS encoding beta-d-glucosidase, whose translation MSSQTVATQDVTSEPELLRLLSELSAEEKVSLVVGASMWTTTAVPRLGLEPVVMSDGPVGVRGSGGGTSAMFPAPSALAATWDLDLARRSGVLFAAEARRHGVDVVLAPQVNLQRTPVGGRHFECYSEDPHLTAEIAVALVGATQEQGVGMCVKHYVANDSETERTRYLARLDERTLREAYLAPFERLVRDVNPWSVMGAYNGADTEGVAAPLLEHRPLVVDLLKEEWGYDGLFVSDWVATQSVVPAVRGGLDLQMPGPDGAWGDGLLDAVRSGEVAESELDDKVLRLLRLARRTGRLVLPGTAGGASVGFSVGSAGGVTGGVTGGVAGALHAVPDQVTAAPSSGAAAPSAALLREVAARSVVVLKDDAGLVPLVSEGARPLRVALLGPAAVEPFFQGGGSSFVEPDRLTYPAAELRAALPQGSEVTLLAGARALRNPPELDVDRCTDPVTGEPGLRVTLLAADGGVLEEHTATAWTGWLQDVRPDADAVRLRATVTLGEPGTHELGVGTVGVHRVLVDGAEVATGSTVVNEDVVLSSGHNHPIAALAEADGTAGLDATLQVVHAVGYGHFVRAALVHRLPGPSVEEELAGAVEAAATADVAVVLVGTTAEVESEGYDRPDLDLPGNQDELVRRVVAANPRTVVVVNAGAPVLLPWLAEVPTVLWGWLAGQEAGTALADVLTGATEPSGRLPWTLPARFEDVPVPHARPVDGVVDYTEGTDVGYRAWERRLAAAPAAGDAADGAPVPAAPFGHGLGWTTWEYEDAVLAWGQSHDAPATLTAYVTVRNTGPRAGREVVQVYVEAPDGGPSRPVRWLGGFAVADVPAMGSATVRVPVPTRALQVWDPQAKGWTTPPGTYRLRTGRSVADLRLTNELTVRPGEEPGAGNQ comes from the coding sequence GTGTCATCGCAGACAGTCGCCACGCAGGACGTCACCTCGGAGCCCGAGCTGCTCCGCCTCCTGTCGGAGCTCTCCGCCGAGGAGAAGGTGTCGCTCGTCGTGGGCGCGTCCATGTGGACGACCACGGCCGTGCCCCGGCTGGGGCTGGAGCCGGTGGTGATGTCCGACGGCCCGGTGGGTGTGCGCGGCTCGGGCGGCGGGACGTCGGCGATGTTCCCCGCGCCATCGGCTCTGGCCGCCACGTGGGACCTGGACCTGGCCCGGCGCTCGGGCGTCCTGTTCGCCGCGGAGGCGCGCCGGCACGGCGTCGACGTCGTGCTCGCCCCGCAGGTGAACCTGCAGCGCACGCCCGTGGGCGGCCGGCACTTCGAGTGCTACTCCGAGGACCCGCACCTGACGGCCGAGATCGCGGTGGCCCTCGTGGGCGCCACGCAGGAGCAGGGCGTCGGGATGTGCGTGAAGCACTACGTCGCCAACGACTCCGAGACCGAGCGCACCCGCTACCTCGCCCGTCTCGACGAGCGGACGCTGCGCGAGGCGTACCTGGCGCCCTTCGAGCGCCTGGTGCGCGACGTGAACCCGTGGTCCGTCATGGGTGCCTACAACGGCGCCGACACCGAGGGCGTCGCGGCACCCCTCCTGGAGCACCGGCCGCTCGTGGTCGACCTGCTCAAGGAGGAGTGGGGCTACGACGGCCTGTTCGTCAGCGACTGGGTCGCCACGCAGTCCGTGGTGCCCGCCGTGCGCGGCGGCCTCGACCTGCAGATGCCCGGGCCTGACGGCGCCTGGGGCGACGGCCTGCTCGACGCCGTCCGCTCCGGCGAGGTCGCCGAGTCCGAGCTCGACGACAAGGTGCTGCGCCTGCTCCGGCTGGCCCGGCGCACCGGCCGGCTCGTGCTGCCCGGCACGGCAGGCGGGGCCTCGGTCGGCTTCTCGGTCGGCTCCGCCGGCGGCGTCACGGGCGGCGTGACGGGCGGCGTCGCGGGCGCGCTCCACGCCGTGCCCGACCAGGTGACGGCCGCCCCGTCGTCCGGCGCCGCCGCGCCGTCGGCCGCGCTGCTGCGCGAGGTGGCCGCCCGTTCCGTCGTCGTGCTCAAGGACGACGCCGGGCTGGTGCCGCTCGTGTCCGAGGGTGCGCGCCCCCTGCGCGTCGCGCTGCTCGGCCCCGCCGCGGTCGAGCCCTTCTTCCAGGGCGGCGGCTCCTCGTTCGTCGAGCCCGACCGCCTCACCTACCCCGCCGCCGAGCTGCGCGCCGCGCTGCCGCAGGGCTCCGAGGTCACGCTGCTGGCCGGCGCCCGGGCCCTGCGCAACCCGCCGGAGCTCGACGTCGACCGCTGCACCGACCCCGTCACCGGCGAGCCCGGCCTGCGCGTCACGCTCCTGGCCGCCGACGGCGGCGTCCTGGAGGAGCACACCGCGACCGCGTGGACCGGCTGGCTGCAGGACGTGCGGCCCGACGCCGACGCCGTCCGCCTGCGGGCGACCGTCACGCTCGGCGAGCCGGGCACCCACGAGCTGGGCGTCGGCACCGTCGGCGTGCACCGGGTGCTCGTCGACGGCGCCGAGGTCGCCACGGGCAGCACCGTCGTGAACGAGGACGTCGTGCTCTCCTCCGGCCACAACCACCCGATCGCGGCGCTCGCGGAGGCGGACGGCACCGCTGGCCTCGACGCGACGCTCCAGGTGGTGCACGCCGTCGGCTACGGCCACTTCGTGCGCGCCGCCCTCGTCCACCGCCTGCCCGGCCCCTCCGTCGAGGAGGAGCTGGCCGGCGCGGTCGAGGCCGCGGCCACCGCCGACGTCGCCGTCGTGCTCGTCGGCACCACCGCCGAGGTCGAGTCCGAGGGCTACGACCGCCCCGACCTGGACCTGCCCGGCAACCAGGACGAGCTCGTCCGGCGCGTCGTCGCGGCCAACCCGCGCACCGTCGTCGTCGTCAACGCGGGCGCGCCCGTGCTGCTGCCCTGGCTGGCCGAGGTGCCCACCGTGCTGTGGGGCTGGCTCGCCGGGCAGGAGGCCGGCACCGCGCTCGCCGACGTGCTCACCGGCGCCACCGAGCCGTCCGGGCGCCTGCCGTGGACGTTGCCGGCGCGCTTCGAGGACGTCCCCGTGCCGCACGCCCGTCCCGTGGACGGCGTCGTCGACTACACCGAGGGGACCGACGTCGGCTACCGCGCCTGGGAGCGGCGGCTGGCCGCCGCTCCCGCGGCCGGCGACGCCGCGGACGGCGCCCCCGTGCCCGCCGCGCCCTTCGGGCACGGCCTGGGCTGGACCACCTGGGAGTACGAGGACGCCGTCCTCGCCTGGGGCCAGTCCCACGACGCGCCCGCGACCCTGACCGCGTACGTGACCGTCCGGAACACCGGCCCGCGCGCGGGCCGCGAGGTGGTCCAGGTCTACGTCGAGGCGCCCGACGGCGGCCCGAGCCGCCCCGTGCGCTGGCTCGGCGGCTTCGCCGTCGCGGACGTGCCCGCCATGGGCAGCGCCACCGTGCGCGTACCAGTTCCCACCCGGGCGCTGCAGGTCTGGGACCCGCAGGCCAAGGGCTGGACCACGCCGCCGGGCACCTACCGGCTGCGTACCGGCAGGTCCGTCGCGGACCTGCGCCTGACCAACGAGCTGACCGTCCGGCCCGGGGAAGAACCCGGCGCCGGGAACCAGTGA
- a CDS encoding ABC transporter permease translates to MKNQLLFLRNGKVITGLVILGFFTLLALVGPWLSPYDPNQVSDALLSPPSATHWLGTDHTGRDILSQIIVGARGVLVVGLVAGVSATVVGVLVGVTAGFVGGIGDESLSALSNMFLVIPQLPLIILIAAQLPSAGGLTVALVIGATGWAWGARVLRAQTLSLRKRDFVEAARANGERTWRLVLAEVMPNLTAVIASGFVGTVTFAVLSQVTLSFIGITPVSDWNWGTILFWAQNNLALQRGAWWWFVPAGACIALLGMALTLVNFGIDEIVNPRLRSTGLHARSLRRRGIRPRVGFTPVVREVRS, encoded by the coding sequence ATGAAGAACCAGCTGCTGTTTCTCCGCAACGGCAAGGTCATCACCGGCCTGGTCATCCTGGGCTTCTTCACGCTGCTCGCGCTCGTGGGGCCCTGGCTCTCGCCGTATGACCCCAACCAGGTGAGCGACGCGCTGCTCAGCCCGCCGTCGGCCACCCACTGGCTGGGCACCGACCACACCGGGCGCGACATCCTGTCCCAGATCATCGTCGGCGCCCGCGGCGTGCTCGTCGTCGGCCTCGTGGCCGGCGTGAGCGCCACCGTCGTGGGCGTGCTCGTGGGCGTGACCGCCGGGTTCGTCGGCGGCATCGGCGACGAGTCGCTGTCCGCGCTGTCGAACATGTTCCTCGTCATCCCGCAGCTGCCGCTGATCATCCTGATCGCCGCGCAGCTCCCGTCCGCCGGCGGGCTCACCGTCGCGCTGGTCATCGGGGCGACCGGCTGGGCGTGGGGCGCTCGCGTGCTGCGCGCCCAGACCCTGTCGCTGCGCAAGCGTGACTTCGTCGAGGCGGCCCGTGCGAACGGGGAGCGCACGTGGCGCCTCGTGCTCGCCGAGGTCATGCCCAACCTGACGGCCGTGATCGCGTCCGGGTTCGTCGGCACCGTGACGTTCGCGGTGCTCTCCCAGGTCACGCTGTCGTTCATCGGCATCACGCCGGTCAGCGACTGGAACTGGGGCACCATCCTGTTCTGGGCGCAGAACAACCTCGCGCTGCAGCGTGGCGCGTGGTGGTGGTTCGTGCCGGCCGGGGCGTGCATCGCGCTGCTCGGCATGGCGCTGACCCTGGTCAACTTCGGTATCGACGAGATCGTCAACCCCCGCCTGCGGTCCACCGGCCTGCACGCGCGCTCGCTGCGTCGCCGGGGCATCCGGCCGCGCGTGGGGTTCACCCCGGTGGTGCGGGAGGTGCGGTCATGA
- a CDS encoding TetR/AcrR family transcriptional regulator, with product MPEVTGQAAPKAKRPTRDQRREEILAAATRVFGSKGYHQGSLVDVAAQVGITHAGVLHHFGSKDKLLWEVLEYRDRVDVQHLEGKHIPGGIELFRHLVTTARLNADRRGIVQAYAVLTGESVTDGHPASTWVAERFTVLRGEISQAVRELATERDVTLPEGEPERAAAAVIAVMDGLQLQWLLDPEAVDLASATGFAIESILTATLGAPVRITGD from the coding sequence ATGCCAGAAGTGACCGGGCAGGCTGCCCCGAAGGCCAAGCGACCCACCCGCGACCAGCGGCGGGAGGAGATCCTCGCCGCCGCCACGCGCGTGTTCGGGTCCAAGGGCTATCACCAGGGCTCGCTCGTCGACGTCGCCGCCCAGGTGGGGATCACGCACGCCGGCGTGCTGCACCACTTCGGCAGCAAGGACAAGCTGCTCTGGGAGGTGCTGGAGTACCGCGACCGCGTGGACGTGCAGCACCTGGAGGGCAAGCACATCCCGGGCGGCATCGAGCTGTTCCGGCACCTGGTCACCACGGCGCGCCTGAACGCCGACCGGCGCGGCATCGTGCAGGCCTACGCGGTGCTGACCGGCGAGTCCGTGACCGACGGGCACCCGGCGTCCACCTGGGTGGCCGAGCGGTTCACCGTGCTGCGCGGCGAGATCTCCCAGGCCGTCCGCGAGCTCGCCACCGAGCGGGACGTGACCCTTCCCGAGGGCGAGCCCGAGCGTGCCGCCGCCGCCGTCATCGCCGTCATGGACGGCCTCCAGCTCCAGTGGCTGCTCGACCCGGAGGCCGTCGACCTCGCGTCGGCCACGGGCTTCGCCATCGAGTCGATCCTGACGGCCACCCTCGGCGCCCCCGTGCGGATCACGGGCGACTGA
- a CDS encoding ABC transporter ATP-binding protein, with product MSQSTPVLAAHGLTKHFRAGGRRVSGSSPARAIHAVDGVDLELHRGQVLAVVGESGSGKSTVARLLAQLVPLTGGQVLLDGADARVRGRRAFRAYVRRVQMIFQDPFASLNPVHPVRYTLTRALRLHRKQSTGGKLRGPELEAALTELLERVHLTPATRYVDKFPHELSGGQRQRIAIARALAAEPEVLLADEPVSMLDVSIRLGILNLLADLRDRLGIAVLYITHDIASARYFADRTTVLYAGQVMENGDSESVTQEPLHPYTRLLVASAPDPDDLAGTGAAAVREQGTGGEPPSLVDPPPGCRFAPRCPYATDLCRSETPELIEVTPGRSAACWGYSEREGRPLVSTGSTSGGSAVRPGGNGEAAA from the coding sequence TTGAGTCAGAGCACACCGGTGCTGGCCGCGCACGGCCTCACCAAGCACTTCCGGGCGGGCGGGCGCCGCGTCAGCGGCAGCTCGCCCGCCCGGGCGATCCACGCCGTGGACGGCGTGGACCTCGAGCTCCACCGCGGCCAGGTCCTGGCCGTGGTGGGGGAGTCGGGGTCCGGCAAGTCCACGGTCGCCCGCCTGCTCGCGCAGCTCGTCCCGCTCACGGGCGGTCAGGTGCTGCTCGACGGCGCCGACGCGCGCGTGCGCGGGCGGCGGGCGTTCCGCGCGTACGTGCGACGCGTGCAGATGATCTTCCAGGACCCCTTCGCGTCCCTGAACCCGGTGCACCCCGTGCGCTACACGCTCACGCGTGCGCTGCGGCTGCACCGCAAGCAGTCCACCGGGGGCAAGCTGCGCGGGCCCGAGCTGGAGGCGGCCCTGACCGAGCTGCTGGAGCGCGTGCACCTCACGCCCGCCACGCGGTACGTAGACAAGTTCCCGCACGAGCTGTCCGGCGGGCAGCGGCAGCGCATCGCCATCGCGCGGGCGCTCGCCGCGGAGCCCGAGGTGCTGCTCGCCGACGAGCCCGTGTCCATGCTGGACGTCTCGATCCGGCTGGGCATCCTCAACCTCCTGGCCGACCTGCGCGACCGGCTCGGCATCGCCGTCCTCTACATCACGCACGACATCGCGTCCGCGCGGTACTTCGCCGACCGGACCACCGTGCTGTACGCGGGGCAGGTCATGGAGAACGGGGACAGCGAGTCGGTCACCCAGGAGCCGCTGCACCCCTACACGCGGCTGCTCGTGGCGTCCGCGCCCGACCCCGACGACCTGGCGGGCACCGGCGCCGCGGCCGTGCGGGAGCAGGGGACCGGCGGTGAGCCGCCGAGCCTCGTCGACCCGCCGCCCGGCTGCCGGTTCGCGCCGCGCTGCCCGTACGCCACGGACCTGTGCCGCAGCGAGACGCCCGAGCTGATCGAGGTCACGCCCGGTCGGTCCGCCGCCTGCTGGGGGTACTCCGAGCGGGAGGGGCGGCCCTTGGTCTCGACAGGCTCGACCAGCGGTGGCTCCGCCGTCCGCCCCGGTGGCAACGGGGAGGCGGCCGCATGA
- a CDS encoding ABC transporter substrate-binding protein — protein MRIHKHVAVVAAAAAVALLAACSGGGGGGTATQAGGGETLTVGMPNGVQTENHSPFATGSSALSLGYAFAIYEPLMMRNQARPSEEPTPWLADSVEWNEDFTEAVITPHAGVTWSDGEEFTADDIAFSIQLRKDFEALNTGALPYDTIETDGSTVTVTFTAGQFVNQSKLYDLVMVPEHIWADVEDPTTDTNPEPVGTGPYTLETWTPQAATVVARDDYWGGEPAVPEIRYSSYNDNNALTTALTTGEAQWGWTFIADYENVYIAQDPEHYHQYAAGGLGIDVLYLNNETKPFDDKAFRQALNMVVDRQELVDVATSGVNPALTSVTGLPLPAGEEFLAADYADQEYAVDVEGARALLEDAGYSWEGEKLVDPDGEEVTFELVNPAGWNDYLTALDLIKNSAAELGATATVNPVNQDGWFADIIPGGDFQATLHWTDGGATPWDMYSDILDGAHYKKLGEPATWNFGRFQNDDATKALADYAAAPDDATRTAALETIQQVFVEEVPGIAIWTRPATAQYSTQNYVGWPSEEDPYNQPQPTGVQAAQILMNLELAGQS, from the coding sequence GTGAGGATTCACAAGCACGTCGCCGTGGTGGCTGCCGCGGCCGCCGTCGCGCTGCTGGCAGCCTGCAGCGGCGGTGGCGGTGGTGGCACCGCCACCCAGGCCGGCGGGGGGGAGACCCTGACCGTCGGCATGCCGAACGGCGTCCAGACCGAGAACCACAGCCCGTTCGCCACCGGCTCGTCCGCGCTCTCGCTCGGCTACGCCTTCGCGATCTACGAGCCGCTGATGATGCGCAACCAGGCACGGCCCTCCGAGGAGCCCACGCCCTGGCTCGCCGACAGCGTCGAGTGGAACGAGGACTTCACCGAGGCCGTCATCACGCCCCACGCGGGCGTCACCTGGTCGGACGGCGAGGAGTTCACCGCCGACGACATCGCGTTCTCCATCCAGCTCCGCAAGGACTTCGAGGCGCTGAACACCGGCGCCCTGCCCTACGACACGATCGAGACCGACGGCTCCACCGTCACCGTCACGTTCACCGCCGGGCAGTTCGTCAACCAGTCCAAGCTGTACGACCTGGTCATGGTGCCCGAGCACATCTGGGCCGATGTCGAGGACCCCACCACCGACACCAACCCCGAGCCCGTGGGCACCGGCCCGTACACGCTGGAGACGTGGACGCCGCAGGCCGCCACCGTCGTGGCGCGCGACGACTACTGGGGCGGCGAGCCCGCCGTCCCCGAGATCCGGTACTCCTCGTACAACGACAACAACGCCCTGACCACCGCCCTGACCACCGGTGAGGCGCAGTGGGGCTGGACGTTCATCGCCGACTACGAGAACGTCTACATCGCCCAGGACCCCGAGCACTACCACCAGTACGCGGCCGGCGGCCTCGGCATCGACGTCCTCTACCTCAACAACGAGACCAAGCCGTTCGACGACAAGGCGTTCCGCCAGGCCCTGAACATGGTCGTCGACCGCCAGGAGCTCGTCGACGTCGCCACCTCCGGCGTCAACCCCGCCCTGACCAGCGTCACCGGCCTGCCCCTGCCCGCCGGCGAGGAGTTCCTCGCCGCCGACTACGCCGACCAGGAGTACGCCGTCGACGTCGAGGGCGCCCGCGCCCTCCTGGAGGACGCCGGCTACAGCTGGGAGGGCGAGAAGCTCGTCGACCCCGACGGCGAGGAGGTGACGTTCGAGCTCGTCAACCCGGCCGGCTGGAACGACTACCTGACCGCCCTGGACCTCATCAAGAACTCCGCCGCCGAGCTCGGCGCCACCGCCACCGTCAACCCCGTCAACCAGGACGGCTGGTTCGCCGACATCATCCCCGGCGGCGACTTCCAGGCCACCCTGCACTGGACCGACGGCGGCGCCACCCCCTGGGACATGTACTCCGACATCCTGGACGGCGCGCACTACAAGAAGCTCGGCGAGCCGGCCACGTGGAACTTCGGCCGCTTCCAGAACGACGACGCCACGAAGGCGCTCGCGGACTACGCCGCCGCGCCCGACGACGCCACGCGCACCGCGGCGCTGGAGACCATCCAGCAGGTCTTCGTCGAGGAGGTGCCGGGCATCGCCATCTGGACCCGCCCGGCCACCGCGCAGTACTCGACGCAGAACTACGTGGGCTGGCCCTCCGAGGAGGACCCGTACAACCAGCCCCAGCCCACCGGGGTGCAGGCCGCGCAGATCCTGATGAACCTCGAGTTGGCAGGACAGAGTTGA